AATCCAGGGTACGGGGCGGAAGAGTTCCTTTTGCAATGCTTGATGATATGAAATGAGGGTTGAAGCAGATAGCTTGATtccctcgcgcagctgaggaTGACACGAAAAGGCACGCGAGGGATACGAGCGAGCCCTTCAGAACGTGCAACTCGTGACAGGCTCGCAAGCAGGCCAGAACAATCGACGTTAGTCTACCGAAAAAGATGCAGAAAGTTTAGAGAGGGGCGACTCCGTCATCTGCAGGTCCAGTGGAGGACTTGGTAACAAAACATTCCTGACACGGAGTCACATCAGCAGAAACTTGTGAAACCACGTCTGTGTCTGAAGTTTGTACTCAGGGCCAGCAAAAACGGAATATAGCTCCTCGAGGACACACCACCAGCAGTGGTTCGCAAGGAGGCTGAATCAAATGCAGAGGTGGGAGGCAAGCGATGGGCATAACCTTGTTTGGTTTCATCCACGCGTTGGATGTCGGAGTGCGTGTGTACCAAATAACTCATTAAGGCTGATTTCTTTATCAATACCAGAAGAGCCTGGCATGAGTCCAGAGGCTGTCAGGATCCCCAGGCTAGCTTCCGCTAGCAGACACCGCTCGTAATGCAGCGGGGGGGGGCCGCTTAGGGAGCTGTCGACGAGCCAAACTGAGCGCGCGACTAAGCGCTGACGGCGGCAACTCAGATGTGTCTAGCTCGCTCCGTCTGTCCCTGCAGTGGTTGTAGCACTTCTGTCGCCGGCTGCCTCAGACGGCTAGTACCCCCACGATGGTTCGCTCTTGACGGTAGAGAGTCTGTCGTGCTCTGATGGAAGACAGACGGCAAGCacacgacgcggcggctACTAAAGCATGTAACTTATACAGGAGCTTAGATGAGGAGGGACATAAACTGACGGCCGCGCGGTGAAAGCCTTTTACACGCTACAGTGCTGGATGCGCTGTATCGCCGCTTTCAGTTCACTGAAATGAACATTGGCGATGCATGAACGGAAACGGGTCTCTCGGTCGCGCCCAGCTTGTCGGGTCCATCGCTTAATTGTAATGCGAGTGCGCATTCCTTGTTTTTCAGGCGGCACCTCCGATGTGATCTGCCCTCTGTCGAGCTTTCTAGCGAATCTTCTCGTTGCCTCCAGCGGACTACTTGCGCGATGCCGTCGCACATCAGCGGAATAGCCAACCCCGGCGTGGAGCTGGAGCAACGCCCCCTGGGCCAgacgagaaagacgaagTCGAACAACAATGCGGGCACGACGATGAGCGCATGGCAGCGGCGATATGGCAAAGAGAGACGGACCGTCGAACCGCTTGTTTCCGCGTGACGGCGAAAGTGGTACCGAGAGTTCCCCGGAGGTGAATCTACGCTAGCGTGTCAAAATCAATATCGCGCTGCAACCTGATCCGGCGTGCTGCAATGCCGCGGTCCCGGTTCATCTGCGTGTTCAGGCACAATACCGCACAGACACGTCGAACTGACCGCCGCTCGCGTAATGCGCCATGGATGAGCTCTTGCCGCAGGCATAGCACATGGTGAGGCGTAAAAGCGAAGCAATCCTAAGCTCTCTAGCTTGATCTCCACGCACAGTTCCCTCTCCCCTTGGTCATCTGGCGACTGCGCTGGTGGCGCATCAGGCATACGAGGTTCTCACTGTTTGCACAGATTGTCAGATCTGCAATACCCTTAGAATAGGGCCGGTACTATCCAGGGTTCAGTGCCCACGTCAGTTGGAGACCACCGCGGTAAACACTGCGACACTTTACTCAGGAGTTACCCTCCGCAGGCTAGCGAGCAACATATGTGGTTCtggcgcgtggctgccgcccCCTGTGTATATGTCCCCAAGTTTGCTGCGATCTTTGGAAGGAGACTGCTGCGGCGTTGAGCGTGACTTACAAATGGTCACTGTCTCACGGGTCTTGCTCGCCatgcagcgacgcagagagaagagtaAATCACGTGTCTCATGACTCTCAGCGAAAAGCTGGACTAACAACATGTCTTTTCAAAATGATACCGGGCGTTCGTCTATAATCCTTTCGAGACGAAGAGACTAGTGACCTATCCACTAAAAAACAGCGGGACCGACCGCCCGCAAGGAATAAAAGTGCAATCAGAGATGTCCCTTCTATGCATTCTGCGAACAACACAACCACTGAACGTCGTCACTGCCGTCGCCAACATAGCTACAAAATCCGTGTGCCGTATGTTTCACCCGCGTTGAAACGTCTGCCCTCCTCTTGCTAAAACCCTTGACCGTTCACGCATCCGTCACTGGattcagcagcagctcaaGGCTCTTCTCAACCCACCACCAAGTCGGCGACTCCTGTCGACTGCGCCTGGCGTGCGGCTCTGTTGTCGCGGTGCTTgctccgccctccgcctgcccTGTGTGCTTCCTGAATCTCTCGCTTTCCACTGACGTCTCGCCCCCGGGATGTCGCGCGCCCGTACTGGAGACGACGCTAGGTCTGGCGCCCCTCGCCGCCATGACTTCGGTGGACCGCCGACTTGGAGAGGCTGTACGCCGTGCTCGCTGTGCCGTGTCTGAGGCACGCGAAACCGCCACACCTCCTTCTGTTTCGgtcccgccagccgcgctgGCCGTTTCACCTCGCTTTGTCGCCTCGGCAAAGAAGGCTGAAAAAACGAATTCCCGCAGCCCCTCGtcatcgccgcctccgcgctcttGAGTGCACAGCCACGCTTGAATGGCCGCCATGTTGGGGACGATCATCTTCGACTGAGGCATCTCTTCCAGCCCCACACCGGGGTTCGCTCTTCCGCTAATGTGCGACGACATTGCCCAGGAAGTCCGCTGAAGGCCAACTAGAAGAATCGCTAGAAACGCTCGGCAAAGGGCAGGTCGCATCGGAGGTGCCGCCTGGAAAACAAGGAATGCGCGCTCACACAAACATTGAGTAGTGGAGCCGCCCTGCTGAGTGCGACCGAGGGAGCCATCTGCGTTCACACTCTATAGCCGTCAAGATGGCACGTCGACGGAATCCCGCAAAAGCATGCTGCAAGAAATTCACGCTTAACCGGTCCTCCCAAGAGGGCTCCACAAGGCAATCACATGCAACGAACTCACTATAAACCGTAAAGTTGTCTCATGCAACGGCGAGGCGTTTGGACGTCTGTATCCGTCGTCAGCACAGAGCAACGTCTGTGACTGGCATGCCCTCAGCCGGGGGTGGTTCCTCAGCGAAGTCCCCAAGGCaatctcctatgctccttaacacCACAGCTCAACATCGCAAGTACATCGAATTATCGTACCCAGATAGCTTGCGTGGACACTGGATGTCACCTcggttatagttacggtagATATATGGAAGATATAGAGGACACACGCCACCTCAAGAGCTCGCAAGTCGCTCATCCCCTAACGTCACAGCTGCGCTAGCGCGCCGCCACAGCTCTCAAAGCACGATAAGACTTTTGCTCGGTACACTCCCAGAATCGGAAACGCCTGTCCAGGCTCCTGGGGAACACAGGCTCTCGGTTCGCGGACTGGGGCTTACCCTTTGGATGCGGAAAGTCCCGCACAACTCCACGAGGATCCCGCTGTACTGAGCCACGAGGTTCCTCGGCAGCACCCGCAGGAGCGCCTGAACGAGCTGCTCCACCCGCTGAATTTggtctgccttcgccgcttctgctgcgtccctcgtcgaggtctcctctgcctcatCGGCCGCAGCTTCCGTGTTTGAGAAAGGTGCGGGGTGAGCAGAAGGTGCcaccgcgtgcgcgtcgcccagAGAGGTCACGTCGCTCAGGCCGTTCTGCCGGAGCAAGAATTCGCGCGTTTCGGCTCTGCTCCAGTTTCCCAGCAGGTCCCAGACGATGGACAGGTCCGACAGGTGCCCAAACGCCGGTTCAACTTGCGTGTGAATGCTAGCCTTATTCGCGTTCACTCTCCCAcctcccgcctcgccgtcgccatgcggtcgccgcccgaCGAGCGCTCGGGGCGGCTGCGAAGttcctcctccagcagcgcagctCGCTTCAGTCCGGTCGCCTATGGAAGGCGTGCCTCTTCTCGAAGAGGCTTCAGACGGCGTGCGATCGTAGAAGTTGTCGTCGCAGTCTTCGTCATCCGTGAGGTCGAGAAACTCATTGAGGTCTTTGGCGATGCCCCAGTCGTCgcccccttcctcctccgagCCGTCTGTCCAGTCCTGTTCGCCGTCGCGAATGTGAGTTATGTTTTCAGGATTTTGCTTCTCCACTGTTTTTTCTACGCCGCAGCCCGAACCTGCATGACCTCGTTCCTTAATTTTGCTAGAGCacgccagcgcgtcgcctcctggcCGTCCGCTCTCGCCAGTGGGTTCGGACGAGGCGCTTCTTCTGGCTGCGTTCTGGATTGAGCCCTCGGCGCGTTCCCGCGGCAATGAATCACCGACACAAGGTGCTGGTGTTCCAGGATGGACTCCCACACGTCCTGGATGGGCGCCGTCTCCTGTCGCAGGCCCCGAGGCCCCAAGAGCGGGGCTGGAGGCTCCGCCAGCAGAGACCAGGGATATTCCTTCGCCATCGCCTCTGCCATGCTTTGTCGAACTCCGCCCACACACGGAAGCCCCTTGTGCGCCAAGCGACTTTCCTCGCAAATGCTGCGTTTCCTCAGCCGTTTCGTGCGTTGAAGATGCAGACGCCTCTGGTCCCGCCccagacgccgaggcaggaCACGTCCCACTGAGAGGAAAGGCGGCCTCGTTCTCCTGGCTGGCGTAGTTGAAGCACAGCACCTGGTCTGCCGCATGCAACGCGTCTCGTTGCTGTTGATGCCACTGCAGGTTCATCAGGTTTGCTGGTTTGGTCAGTTGCCCTCGCCAGCTGTCTGCAGGAAGCCTCTCAGagtcgctcgctgccgctttCTCGTCCCACGCAGCATAACTAAACTGTTCATGCTTCACTTCCAACGCGCTCGCgtcagcgcgccgcccctcggAGGCAGGTGCATCCGCGGAGGTGGGAAAGCTGGACTCTTGTCCCTTCTGCTGACTCAATTCTCCTGCTTTGCCGTCGCATTCCTCCTCACTCTCGCTCCACGAACTCGCCCCGTCGTCTTCAATCCTTACCTTTATCGCACGCCCCactgtcttcgtcttcgctgacACTGGCACTCTGGCCTCCGTGTCCATTCTAGTCTCGTTTTGGGCGCTTGCGTCCTGCGTCGCGGTCGCCACGGGCTCCCAGGCGGTCCGACTGCGCAGGTcgtgcctctcttctccatCTCCTCTTCCGGCAGTCCCCGCGGAATCGGCAGAACTCgtcgtgtctccgccgcgcgcactcgacggcgaggcgcccaaAGCTTCTGAGGCCCGACCTGCAGGCTCCTGCGCAGctgacgcgcgcgtcgaAGCCTCTCCAGTCTCATCGTCGTGAGAGGCTGCCCCTaacgcctccgcggcgctgggagCACGGCCCACGTGAGAGGCCAAGAAAGACGcgggagaagaggccgctctcgcagctgcgtcttctgcgggcagcccgcagacgccggcggccgcgtcctgGTCGTCAGGAGAGCGTGTAGCCGTAGGGCCTGGGCGAGCGTCAGGCTTCGCGGATGGGGAGTAAGGAGGAGAttcgcgcgacggcgcaacAGCCGGGTCTGCGACGTTCATCCAGCGGTATCGCCGAGACCGGAGGGAGACTCGGCCGACCCACTCGCGCACAAAAGGCCGCGCGTAGAGCTGCTCTTCCGTTTGGAAACGCTGGAGCTTCTTATGCTGGTGATAGCattcgctgctgcagaagagcaGCAGGTCGTCCTCGTCAACCACGCGAATCACGCTCGGATCcagtcgccagcggcgcacCAGAGACAGACGGCTGGCAGGccgcacagacacacaggcAGCAAGCGGCGGGAATCCAGCTCGGGGTCGTGCCTCACGCCAGTGGCTGCCACAAGCAACAAAGAGCAAAACCGACTGAAACCCCCGCCACTGGGGTCTGCCACCTACAGCTGTATATGCATAAGAGCAGATTTTATATGTACAATATAAAATCTGCTCTTATTGACTGCATCGGCGGTGCGCCAACGGCGACACAGTCTAccggaggcgagaagcgtCGCACACCAACCCCCTGGAATCCGAACACCGTGTCAGAAATGTCGCAAAAACGCAAGTCTGGATACCGAACGACCGGCAGGTGCGGGAAAGGCAAGCGGCACCGGAGAGACACTGACGAAGCGACAGCGTATGGCAGCGCTCCGAGAGAAATGGATCGCAACTTAAGCAAACCATGAAAGCGTGCGCAACTGCaaacagaagagagacgtgGCAATCTGCAGACGTCCGGAGAAGTGGCAACTTGCGATGGTGGTGCCTTGGGAGGCTAGCTCGACTTCTTCGTGGCCTCCGCCGTTCAGCGAAAGCGTAATTGGGAGCGTGTCTCGCGAGTTTCTCACCCTTTTTTGTGTGCGCCCGTCGGCATCTGCTGCGTGCAGAGAAAGTATCCGCATTTTCCGAGCGACTCGCGTTCGAGAGCGACGTCGCTGAGTTCTTCGGGCTTCAAGAATCCTACAGCGCTTCGCAGCAAAAACgtcgtttcttcttcctgttCGTCGCCCAGCGCCTCGTATTCTCTGGCGGAAGGGAGACCTTTCAACTCGAGGaactctctcgccttcgccttgttAGGGGACTCGCCTCCCGCGACGGCATCCGATGGATTATCGTGAAGAATCAGCCGGCACTGAACCAGATAGCGTGCGCTGTCGCACGCCCTCTGAAACCGCAGCTGTTGCTCTGCAGATGCGCACAAAACGGGAACAGAGGCCTCCGTCCACATGCGCGCATTCGAGTTCACAGCAGGGCAGGGCTCCTTCGCTCAGGCAGAAGGGTCATCCGAGCCGCTAGGCACAGTCTTGGAGACATATATTGAAAAACATGTGCTTATCGGAGACGCAAAGAGACCTCCACGGCTCGCTGGCGCTTGGTTGTGATTCCACACCCGCTTCAGGGGACAGCAGCCACTCAAGGGAGGTCGCGCACACGGCAGGCAATCAGGttgggagagaaaaaagctaAACGAGGACGGTGAAGAGCCAGACACCGCAGCAAAAGATGTGATCTCTGCGCACACAGAGAagcagccgcatgcagcaacAGCAACAAGCCCGACGGCGGGACGAAATCCCTTAAGACTGAAAAGGCGAACAGACCCAACAAACGGGAGTTCTGTCAGGCGAGCAACAGGTGAGGAATTGAGCACCTCAGGCCAGCCTGTCGCCGCTGTCAGTCAGAGGATCCCCGAcagagacggcagcgccgaTAGGTCACCTagcctctcccgcggcgatTGTCCCTCCGCGGCTGTCTTACCGATCaagcgccgctgctctgTGCGCACGAGTTCTTTGCTTCTCGCCTCGTCCTTGAAGACCTCCTCTGCCTGGTCTTGCCGACTCGGGATCACATGCGTGGTATTCCGCTGCAAGTTGAACGAGGCTCGCTTGATTCCCTTGGCGCTGTCCTGCCGTTTGCATCCGGCTGTTTCCTCGGCTTTCCGCGCCACGGCTCCTCCTCGGAACACGGAAgtcgcaggaggcggcgtgAATCCCGCTGCGTCCGCTGGCACGTGAGAAACAATCGGGAAGCCGTGGGGCCCTGCGGGGCTTCCGCTGCATGCATTCACGCCCATTGCCACCTGCCCTGGAACGAGATCCTGCGACGCTGAGGCCGAGGAGAAAGTTGGGGGATCGAGAAGAATCACGTCGCGGGAATTCCGCTCGCCGCAAGAGTCGCCGCTTGGGACGTCCATCGTGCCAAAGGAACCGTTGAGACGGATTCTGTCGTCTCCCGATCCGCGGCAACACTGAGCCAGACTCTGAAGATGCCGCACCTGTGAGCAGGGGAGTCTGAGAGCTACACCCGTTCAGCACTTAACCGCTGCGCAAATCTCAGGTGCGCAGAGATGCCTGCTGCATCTAGCAGAAAGTCCTGAGGCGGTGGAGACGCGATGTGACCACAACCGCAGAGAACTGTCACTGCAGCAGTCGAACCAGGAGATCGTCAGCCCAAATTCGAGAAACAAGAGACGGAATCTTTTAGCGAAAACCACGTGCAGCGCCCTGACGGGGCTACGACCGTCGCGTGCCGGTCTGGAACGCAAAACCGCGGGGCATCCGGAAAAAAAGCCATCGGATGAAAACGGATTGCGCTGCAATGCCGTGGGTTATacagcagacggcggcggaacGCGCCCAAAACGCGTGGAGATGCTTGCCAGCAAAAGGAAGACGTttgcgcgctggcggagcaAAACGCCGACGATACTCTTGCAGCGAGACTCTATGCGGCGCATCAACTCTGGCATTCGTGTCTCTGTCAAACTGGGCACTGTTCCAGGCCTAGGGTGCCAGAAACAGCCCCAGCCCGAAGCTCGGAGCTGAGCTCGACACTTTTCTCGTTCCTGCGAATCTGCAGATCCTGGTGGCTTGCATGCGAGCCTAGACGGATCTCgaggcccgccgcggcgttgcATACATCTAAGCTGCGAGCCGGACGGAACATTCGCGGGCAGCAAAGTAAATGATGCCGCAACCGCATGCAGGTTCGATAGAGCCGACaaacagacgcgcagaaCGGGAACGTCACTGGCCTGGAGTGTCGCATGGGGCCTCTAGTTGTACGAAATCGATGCGGCATGCTTTCATGCATCGCATGCATTCAGAGCAGAACGCTCGAGAGGTTCCGTGAGAGACGTGGTACTGAAGTGAAGGTTGGTCCGCGGCGAAGGTGACGGCATTATTGTTGCAAAGCGAGTTTCACCTTCACATGAGTCTGCGAGTCCTCAGAAGGTAACAGCTCGGAGATTACTCCACCGCATGCCAGTTGGCATTCAAGTCTGCGTCCATCTCCACGGCGACCTCGCTGGtaccgcgtgcgcagcgtgCAGCCCCAGTGGTCGCGACTCCTCTCTGTTTGAGGGCAGGCGTGTGGTAGACTATCTATATGAAGCAAATGCGTGGGCAGTGGTGGCTCAGTGCTGGCATCCACAGGGCAGGAAGCGTGAGTCCCTCGGCTGAGTGAAACTCGCCAAGGCGTGCAAATTACAATGAATCGGTCACCTCTAAGGTCATGAGAGAAACACAAGATTTGGAAAGGGACGCGCTGCCTCGATAACAGTGGGATGCGCCGTTTACACACAACctcagcggcgcgacgacTCGTCGGGGGGCACGATTCTCATCGAGATGAATGGATGGATAGGTTGTGTAGAGCCTGAAGAAGCCGCAAAGAACGATACGAGTGGTGCATACCTATGAATGCCAAATTGTTATTCGCACCTTTCTGGTGTCGGCTGTCGTGTGGCACTGTAACCTGCGACCCGGCAGAATGGTACGCACCGACAAACAAGAATTTCCAGCTGCATGGGCCGCGTCGCGCCAACCTAGAGTGACAGCGATAACTAAACTAGTTGTTCGTAGAGGAGAGCCTCATGTGGCAAGTAAGACGCAGTACTGAATTCGATATGGAGTATGAGGCAGGCTTTTCATGACGCCCGGTTTTAACAAGCGAACCTTAAGGAGCGCCCGCTCTAGTGCTTCGCAACCCTTGAGCATGAACAGCACTTGTCCATTTCTAATTATTCGAGAGCGCTCGGCATAATACAAGAGGACGGATGTAAACATCGCCGTTTCTCGACTTGGTGTGCGTTATTTTTTGCTGCCACCTAAAACTTGCTTGCGGAAGCTGCACACGGGGTAGCACCATCCCGCGACAGATGTGTTTCCATCGTTCCATTCACCCAGAGAGCTTCCCCGCTCGGAATCGGGCGTAGCCGCCTTCGCATTCCGCCGTGTTTTGTTCGCTGCTCGATATGTAGAACGCATGCTCAAACTTTGGCAAGCGCCAATGTGTTTGGAGATGTAAGGGCGAGTGTCTCGCACTAGGCAAAGCAATCTGACTTTCTTGTCGCAAAATCTGGAGCACCAGAAACAGAATCACACTTAGTGGAGCCAACAACCATTCCACTTCGCCTTTTAGAGTGTGAGCGGCATTATGCGTTCTGCTTCAACGCAGTTGGCAACGGAGCTTACATAGCTTTGTACATGTAGACTGTTATCTACAGCCGTGGGGCCCCAAAGCTCGCGTGCAGTGCGCAAGTTTCCTCGGAATAGTCCAGTAAGCAGAGTGAAGACAACAGTGCACTGCATCCTGACGGCGCTTGCTGTTGCGGTTGATCAAGCACCCGTCGCTTGCCGCTATATTTGGGCCCGTGGCCTCGTTACTGCAGAATCGCTGTCCTCCTTTGTTCTAACTGACACACTCGGTCAGCAGTCCCCAGCCAAAGGTCTGCTTACCTTCACAATGTATGCAGCCCCCACGAGGTGGGAGCCTACAAGTCGCCTGCCACATGCCTAAAACTTCGAACTGAGTGATTTATGCATCTCGCCGCTCGTCTTGCGTCGTCCTCAAATTGTTGTTGTCCTGCGGTTTCTTCACTGCGGTATTCATGCTAGCTGTGCGCGTTGAGGCCTGCACGACCAGCGTCCCCGCTAGCGCTTGCACCCCCACTCTTCCTCTTACTTAGCGAAAGTACCGGGCCACTGGCACAGTTTCGGATCTGCTTTTGGGAAGCACACCCGAGGTTCCGTTAGGCTGTTCTGGTCCAGTCAGTACGCTTAGCCAATTTCCTGCGTTTCGTACCAGTTTGAGCCTGTCCGCCGTATGTCTCACGTGCCCTGCCATGCCGAGATTCTGAGCCTTCTTCAACGTTCAAAGCGAGTTCACCACCTCTTCGAGTCCAGGCCGCCCTCCTGTGTTGAGCATGCATTCTGAACCTAGCTGCCATGGCTCTGCTACATCTCCTGCCCGATTGCAACCTTTCTCCATGCGGCAGAAAGCTGCGATCCGTTATCGCTGCGGTGCCGCATCGTTACACTGCACTGAAAAAAACTGGCAGCGAAGTCGAGGCGTCTGCAccggaagaagagcggaTGTTTAACACTGGCTCCCCATTACCTTTGCCAAACGGAAGGCAGGACACGCCTAGCGACGAAGGCCCTCCTAGGAGGGAGCCGGCAGTCAGACATCGGAAGAAATGCCAGAACATGCGAGGAATCAGCGCCCCTCCGTTCGCAGATGTCTTGTCATGTCCTTCCACCCGGGGTTTGCATACGCGCTCTCTTCCTGGTGAACGCTGCGGCCTGCCAGAGAAGCCAAGTCGAGGCAGAACGGTACTTCGAAACGtccggcgcctgcaggaaGAATCGTACCGAAGGCTGGTTGCACGAAAGTATATGACAGATCTCTATGCGCGCTTTGGTGCAGAGGCTGTCGAGTCTgtgccctccgccgcttctaGCCAGGCTCGAGACATCTTGAAGCGCATCTCGAAACTCTCTACACCATCAGCCGCTTCATCGCGGGCAAcgagtcgcgcgcggcctccgtaTCCTTTCCGCTGGGGTGCAGCAGAGATGAAAAACGCCAGTAGTCCGCGtggcgaggaagccgcctGTGAGCAGGACGAGGACGGTACTCATGGCTTCACTCCCCGCGCAGCACGTGAACGATCCCACCGATATTCTCTGCGATGCCTCTCGAGATTCTGCGCTGTCAAGACATTCGTAGATTTGTCGTCGTACTCAATCGAGAAGGTGGATATTGGACAGACATCCGCTGAGCCTGGCCCTTTGCTCCTGCTCTATCTCTTCTACTCCCGGCTTCATGAACACCTCCTCCAAAGCGACGCCTCGACACCCCAGTCTTCCGAGAGTGTATCCTCCCTCTTTGCTCGTCCGTACTCGCTGACTGAAGGCAACCTGACTATCAGAGATGCGAAGAAGATGTCGGTCGATCTGCTCCTTCACCAgccgcctttctctctgtctgttcgGCACGTCGAAAAAGTGTGGGCCTCCGTCGCTCCGCGGCATCCGCACCTCAACAACGACCCCTTCCTGGCAGCTCTGAATGCGGGCGAGTTCATTGCGTTTTTTGctggcctcgccgtcctcgcagCCTCCCGAGTCGCGAAACCCGGCGTGACGTCCTACTTCGACAAACTCCGCATGTTCATGCGCAGATTCGCTTGCGTGGGGGAAATCAAATGTCATCTCCTTGACGCATACAGAGACAGGCACATCCCCGCCCTCGCCAAATACCCTCTCCAGACGCGAACCGAGCTGCCTGCCAGAGAACTGCTTCTCGCCCTTCCGCAGGGACAAGTGCGTACTCTTCCCGCTGTGAAGCCAGATCCCGCTGCCTATCGATGGCTCCTTGAAAACTTTGTGTTTTGTCGACCCAAGCCTGTGTGGCATGCGTTCCGCGGGATTTTCTTGGATATGGGCGTTCAGCGGCATAGTCCCCCCACCGCCTCGCCACCCGCCCACGCAGATGCCCTCGGATTCAACACTGGCTCTGCATTTACAGCCAGACAAAGGCACCGCTTCTGTGTGCAGATTCGGAATCTCACGTTCAGTCCAATGGCTgttcgcatgcagctgctTGGTCTCGCCCCCGTGACGGTCACTATGAAGCCGAACACAGTGGTGCCTCCGAAGCAGAGTGTGCGACTCGTCGTGACAGCCGACTGCCGCCACGCCCCGGGAGAGTGGTATGGGCAGCTTCGTTTGCATCTCACAGGTGGAAAGGGCAGGAGGCAACGAGTTGCCATTCCCGTGTATGTGAGCATCGCTGATGAAAGCCGCTTGACTTCCGGCGCCACGACTCCTTTACCCTTGTACTCCGCGTGGGAGACCATAACAAGTCTAGGGGCTCGTGGTGGCCGCGTGGCGTTCAGATCCCTTCCCCCTGTCAAACAAAGACTTCCTTCTagctcgcgcgcgtcacCTGATCAAGCGGCGTCTGAAACTCCCAGAATGGCGCCGTCTGAGACCGAAATACCCGCATAcccgcagcccgcgcgccagcgaagtGGCGACGGCGTGTCACAAGCCTTTCCGTGTGGAGGTGAGGAAGCTCATTCGGCGCGGCCCCCAAGTGCGAGTCGAGAATCTGTCAAGCGCTTGCACGAGAATGCAGACGCAATGCAAACAACAAGCAGCACCGACATCGGGAATGCCTCAGAAGTCCCCGGTGGGCGCCCTATTGGTGCCGCTCAATCGATCAGCCCCGCGCGCCGTTCCTTCGTGCAGCGGTTAACGATGCGAGAGCGCGTATCGCTGGAACGCGAAATGCATCTACACCTTTTGCGCGCAGCCttgccgaaggccgcgcggcagcctccgGCGGCACTCGTCTCCGAGTCTGATCCCAATATTATTGGAAAGGCGCCTCTGGGAGCCGACGCATGGAGGCAACGCACTTTGACTCCGAAGCAAGTCACACGCGCAAAGACGCCTAATACGCGGACGGGTCGGAGCCGACAACCAAATCCCCAGATTTCTAAAAGTGCAGAAAGAAACATTAGCGACTCGGAAGACGGCTCAAATACAagctcgtcttcttcgtcgtctccccCAGCCGCAGCCGATCCGAGTTCACCAGCCCCGCGCCTCGAACCCGCAGCACGCTATCCT
This portion of the Besnoitia besnoiti strain Bb-Ger1 chromosome VII, whole genome shotgun sequence genome encodes:
- a CDS encoding hypothetical protein (encoded by transcript BESB_076630); the encoded protein is MDVPSGDSCGERNSRDVILLDPPTFSSASASQDLVPGQVAMGVNACSGSPAGPHGFPIVSHVPADAAGFTPPPATSVFRGGAVARKAEETAGCKRQDSAKGIKRASFNLQRNTTHVIPSRQDQAEEVFKDEARSKELVRTEQRRLIEQQLRFQRACDSARYLVQCRLILHDNPSDAVAGGESPNKAKAREFLELKGLPSAREYEALGDEQEEETTFLLRSAVGFLKPEELSDVALERESLGKCGYFLCTQQMPTGAHKKGRLSLVRRWRLDPSVIRVVDEDDLLLFCSSECYHQHKKLQRFQTEEQLYARPFVREWVGRVSLRSRRYRWMNVADPAVAPSRESPPYSPSAKPDARPGPTATRSPDDQDAAAGVCGLPAEDAAARAASSPASFLASHVGRAPSAAEALGAASHDDETGEASTRASAAQEPAGRASEALGASPSSARGGDTTSSADSAGTAGRGDGEERHDLRSRTAWEPVATATQDASAQNETRMDTEARVPVSAKTKTVGRAIKVRIEDDGASSWSESEEECDGKAGELSQQKGQESSFPTSADAPASEGRRADASALEVKHEQFSYAAWDEKAAASDSERLPADSWRGQLTKPANLMNLQWHQQQRDALHAADQVLCFNYASQENEAAFPLSGTCPASASGAGPEASASSTHETAEETQHLRGKSLGAQGASVCGRSSTKHGRGDGEGISLVSAGGASSPALGASGPATGDGAHPGRVGVHPGTPAPCVGDSLPRERAEGSIQNAARRSASSEPTGESGRPGGDALACSSKIKERGHAGSGCGVEKTVEKQNPENITHIRDGEQDWTDGSEEEGGDDWGIAKDLNEFLDLTDDEDCDDNFYDRTPSEASSRRGTPSIGDRTEASCAAGGGTSQPPRALVGRRPHGDGEAGGGRVNANKASIHTQVEPAFGHLSDLSIVWDLLGNWSRAETREFLLRQNGLSDVTSLGDAHAVAPSAHPAPFSNTEAAADEAEETSTRDAAEAAKADQIQRVEQLVQALLRVLPRNLVAQYSGILVELCGTFRIQRAAPPMRPALCRAFLAILLVGLQRTSWAMSSHISGRANPGVGLEEMPQSKMIVPNMAAIQAWLCTQERGGGDDEGLREFVFSAFFAEATKRGETASAAGGTETEGGVAVSRASDTAQRARRTASPSRRSTEVMAARGARPSVVSSTGARHPGGETSVESERFRKHTGQAEGGASTATTEPHARRSRQESPTWWWVEKSLELLLNPVTDA
- a CDS encoding hypothetical protein (encoded by transcript BESB_076640) — translated: MTDLYARFGAEAVESVPSAASSQARDILKRISKLSTPSAASSRATSRARPPYPFRWGAAEMKNASSPRGEEAACEQDEDGTHGFTPRAARERSHRYSLRCLSRFCAVKTFVDLSSYSIEKVDIGQTSAEPGPLLLLYLFYSRLHEHLLQSDASTPQSSESVSSLFARPYSLTEGNLTIRDAKKMSVDLLLHQPPFSLSVRHVEKVWASVAPRHPHLNNDPFLAALNAGEFIAFFAGLAVLAASRVAKPGVTSYFDKLRMFMRRFACVGEIKCHLLDAYRDRHIPALAKYPLQTRTELPARELLLALPQGQVRTLPAVKPDPAAYRWLLENFVFCRPKPVWHAFRGIFLDMGVQRHSPPTASPPAHADALGFNTGSAFTARQRHRFCVQIRNLTFSPMAVRMQLLGLAPVTVTMKPNTVVPPKQSVRLVVTADCRHAPGEWYGQLRLHLTGGKGRRQRVAIPVYVSIADESRLTSGATTPLPLYSAWETITSLGARGGRVAFRSLPPVKQRLPSSSRASPDQAASETPRMAPSETEIPAYPQPARQRSGDGVSQAFPCGGEEAHSARPPSASRESVKRLHENADAMQTTSSTDIGNASEVPGGRPIGAAQSISPARRSFVQRLTMRERVSLEREMHLHLLRAALPKAARQPPAALVSESDPNIIGKAPLGADAWRQRTLTPKQVTRAKTPNTRTGRSRQPNPQISKSAERNISDSEDGSNTSSSSSSSPPAAADPSSPAPRLEPAARYPNLSSAQRDSPRQGLPQLQSPPRQPPPTVHATPRARLRKPVPLEATAEQPGTVSSRSEPAACLRSHRFCRPPHGGATAEASKAGSLGGECPSVEARRVADCSKPRLSVGVAPGFVAKTPQAAEQERLAAFGTRGRKSPPDGLNNEIRHRTEETLRCVSTLAGSGHAFGLRRHLTLSPRNTSLQHQGMTLMRQCRQGSVVGASEPSTRMASARSAPVSGETFSRTVFAAAEKRLEELRLSGSIYAATG